The genomic stretch TTGGTAGTGATATTTGCAGGCGAGCAGCCAAAGCTCTCCTTCAGTTTGGCGACAGATGCCGTAAGATTTTGCGTCTGTACACCCAAAACTGGAGACTCAACCACATTACCCTCCAAGGGAATTTGCTGGTAGAAATTGAACTCAAAGTCCTCAAGGTTCTTCACGGTGATCTGCTTCTCAGGGCCAACTTGGGACGTGGGTGTGAACAGCTTCTGCTGTCTTTCTCGAGATTCAGAAGGCCACTTCAGCAAGACGGGATAACCAGAGACGTCGTAGGCCCGGATATCCTTGACGCGGAAGCTAGGGCTGAGGGCAGCCCCCTTGAAGGCAGCGCCAAAAACAGCAGCCTCATCTGCGTTAACGCTGGTTCTGAGTTTGTTGGTCGCTCCGCAGACCctctccagctccttctgGACAAACGGGGTACGGATAGCTCCACCGTGCAAAATGACAGAATCAATGTCGTTCAGTTGTAACCCAGCAGCTGCTAGAGCTTGCTCCAGAGGCTGTCCAACCCGGGAAATATGCTGTTCTGCAAGCTGCTCGAACGTAGAGCGGGTGATGCGGTATTTGAAATTGAAGTCTTCCTCATAGAGGTTTTCGAAAGAGGCTCCAGTTTCAGTGTTGGCGCTCAGAACCTGGCGAACTTTCTCAGCGTCCTTCCAAAGCCGTGCCATGGTCTTGCCATGAGAAGCGATATCGGATGGTGCGACACGatctttcaatttcttgtCTTGAACCAAGTTTGCAATCATGTCCCCGACCACGAGATCATTCAGAGAATCTCCACCAAGGGTCTTATCCCAGCCTGTTCCTAGAACATGGACCTCCTGAATCGTCTTGTTGAACTTTCCAACATCCTTCACCGAGCGACTTTGAAAACGAAGGACGGTGGCGGTTGTGGAACCCGCACCCATATCGTAGACGACATGATACTCGGGTTTCTGCCCATTGGACACACTGGGGAACTGACGACTGGTTGCATAATTTAATCCAACAGCAAGGCCTTCACTAACAAAAGCGTCGACATTCAGACCCGCTAATTCCGCAGCCAACTCTagacttctcttctcctcagccGTGTAAAAGGAGGGATAGGTGATCACCACATCTCTGATATCTGAGCCTTTCCCGGCAAGGTTGTCAGCGTTGACTTTGACCTGCTTCAACTGCATCGCCAAAAGTTCctcaacaaggaagatatccttcctttcttcctcgccaaGTCTATTGCTTCGAAATCCGACGGTTCCCCGCTCAGCAGCGTTTTCTAGCTTCAAGGCGGGATACCTGCTAAGGTATGTTTGAACCGCTTCATTCCCGTCGCCGTTGAAGGGAACTCCCAGTAATATTTTCAAGTTCGCGTAGACATCGTCCGGATACCGTGCAGCAAGTGCCAGCGCGTCGCCGCCGTAGAATCTCTCAGGAAAGGGCGCATTATCTCTGGTGGGTTTGaatgcaacagcagcagattCCTTACGTTTCGAGTCTTTTGTGAGTACGATCTCCAATGGAATTCCCGGTTTCACAAGCACCGCTTTGAGATATTCTGTGCCCACATCGATACCAATCACTGCAGatccagcagcagcagcgggCGCGGggaaggcaaggaagaacAGCAGAAAAGGCACTATTAGGACTGAAAGAACCGGTGAGGATGTAAATAATCGCGGTGAAGCATGTCGTAGTTTGGGAGCCATTGTCTATATATCTGTTGTAATTATATGGTTAATCACCCCACCTTTCAATAGCTTGGATATGGGACACTTTACTTTTGAAGATATGCTTATTTCTTctataaaagaaaacactaTCCGACAGGTCTAGATAATCTTCTAGAATATGTGCAAATGGGAGTTTGGACCAAATGCCGAAATGCACTTAAAGTGCCGGTAGAGGCAAACTTGTGGTAAACTATAAGAACGAGTTagca from Aspergillus oryzae RIB40 DNA, chromosome 1 encodes the following:
- a CDS encoding Hsp70 family protein (molecular chaperones GRP170/SIL1, HSP70 superfamily), which encodes MAPKLRHASPRLFTSSPVLSVLIVPFLLFFLAFPAPAAAAGSAVIGIDVGTEYLKAVLVKPGIPLEIVLTKDSKRKESAAVAFKPTRDNAPFPERFYGGDALALAARYPDDVYANLKILLGVPFNGDGNEAVQTYLSRYPALKLENAAERGTVGFRSNRLGEEERKDIFLVEELLAMQLKQVKVNADNLAGKGSDIRDVVITYPSFYTAEEKRSLELAAELAGLNVDAFVSEGLAVGLNYATSRQFPSVSNGQKPEYHVVYDMGAGSTTATVLRFQSRSVKDVGKFNKTIQEVHVLGTGWDKTLGGDSLNDLVVGDMIANLVQDKKLKDRVAPSDIASHGKTMARLWKDAEKVRQVLSANTETGASFENLYEEDFNFKYRITRSTFEQLAEQHISRVGQPLEQALAAAGLQLNDIDSVILHGGAIRTPFVQKELERVCGATNKLRTSVNADEAAVFGAAFKGAALSPSFRVKDIRAYDVSGYPVLLKWPSESRERQQKLFTPTSQVGPEKQITVKNLEDFEFNFYQQIPLEGNVVESPVLGVQTQNLTASVAKLKESFGCSPANITTKFSIRLSPVNGLPEVVNGAVSCEVENTKTGSVVEDVKGFFGLGSKKEQAPLKEDGEPSESITLEPEEPQASTTSSSDATSTAPAKENKKTSPQTNVETIPIRFTSSPLGIPALSKTELGRVKARLAAFDASDRDRILREEALNELESFIYRSRDLVDDEEFAKVIKPDQLAALQEKSAAASDWLYGDGENAKTSEFQERLKALKDIVNPALKRKQENAARPARIELFQDVLKNAKTVLDLMEKQVKQDEDLYSSSLSAPSTSEETSSATSPSEPSSTADPLEDLDEDPYSSTASQTISTTATAKPTGPKYSIFQPSDLAGLAQTFESTNTWFETQLALQEKLTESDDAVLTVAELDTRLRELERTMNRIYEKMGAAAAKSGKDQSKKNGKKAKSEKAQKEKPQQENEQKQKANVKDEL